From the genome of Aspergillus oryzae RIB40 DNA, chromosome 4:
TTTACTCTGCAATATTACCTCCAACCAACTAGTAAGGAATCCATGCTTCGGTATTATCAATATTAAGTACAACTAACATTGTATATTATACCAGTGTAAGATTGTGGTTCATATCAACGACAGTATGCACTTTAAATGACCTTAGTAAGATCTTCTGACGATGAACCAATTCGATTGCCAGCGAAAAATACGTGCAAGTGACCGAGTAACAACTTCCCCTGAATACTGGAAGAATACTTTTGTAATTATTTGGCCCAGCTCTTTTTGGGATTATAACTAAGGTGTCCTTCCGTGATTCAGTCATATCGaactataaaatataatcCGACTCAAGGActtccttctcattttcaCCAGGCTGAAAGGTTCAATAAATATAGACCCCCGATAATACACTCCtaaaaaagagaatctgTATCGCAAAGGTGCCAGCTATGGGGAAATTTCTGCACGTCCTGATGCGTGAGTGTTGAATTTCTATAAATATTTGTTATAGTACTAAATATTCTAGGACGACAAAACGGTGCTAAAGCGAGAAGTCGTGAAAAGCGAATCACGCAAAACGATGCTCCAAAGAATATCCCTCCAGCAGGAGTTTATCAGGCTGTCTCACAAAACTTCAAGATGGATTTGCCTCCTGGAACATTGCAGACTGATATAGACCAGATGGTCTTCAAGTCAGATTGGACATTAAACCCACAGTGGGAAGTCCGACTGGTTGGAGTAAAGACAAAGCGTGGCTGGGAGTATGTATTCAGGCATAGAGGGACGGGTAAAGAGTATGATGAAGTGGATCTGCTCCGTTATCGCCATTCTTGGGCGGACATGAGTGAAAAACAACGACAAGAGAGATTAGCAAAAGGAACTTCCCCATATCtgggagggggaggcgggATCCGAAGAGGATAGATGCTGCAGCGCATGTTTAGGTTCTAGTGTCTGAATTCCAAGTAGTATATCTTAACGGAAGTTTATTTTGAAGTAAGAAATAGAGAAATCCCCTCCGGTGTTTACAGTACTTAATTACTATTGCGGACTACAATGTATATCAGGAAagtatatagaaatatattcaatataGAAAGGCCAATAGGATATATAGATCTTAAAGATCTCAGTGATGTGCCCtaatctatatttattataGTTAGATCAGAAGAATATCATAGAGTACTAGGACAATCGTCAAAGACTTACGCAGAGGTGAATACTTGTGACACGGGAGAATGGCTGTGCTTGGTATTTTATCTGAATGGAAGATGGCCTCCGCCTAGCAATGCAAGGAAAACTGATATTATCCAAAGACTTATAATCCCCAATATTGTACAGAGACGAAAAAAAATACCAGGACTGGAATCAGCGAACTCCATCTCGATGGCTTAAAGTGTGGGATTCTAAATAAACCTTTGACTTCTCCGAGGTTGAGATATTTTAGTTAACACCAGAAGGGGCGTAGGAGAATGTCCAAGGAATAGCTCTTGGTAGGATAACTTTTGTATTTGAAATGTATTAATAGTTTCTTTACACCTTAGTTGTTCCAAGAATCTTTGTACTTCCTGGCTCCTCTCTAGGTCCTGATCTATATTCCACTAATAAATTGAGCGCGTAGTCAAGGTATTACTTCTAGAAGCGGTACTATCAGCTGGGCAGTATTTTATTGTATCTAAAGCAGAAGGGTTCAAAACTGGTGTCAGTTTAGTTTCTTTACAAATCGCTCCAGAAAAGGTTGATTGGAATACAGATCACTCAGTTCTTTTAGCCATGGTAACAATAATATGTTTCTTTAGCGCAGTAATACAATACCTAAGGGTTGGACACAGTGTATCTCCGCTATACTTTACGAGAAACACTGCCTGTGTTCAAAGATACACCGATTTAGACTTCAAGACATACACTAGCCCAAGAACACTACTCTATAACAGAGGCGGCACAAGTCTAGGGTTCTACCTAAGGTGGATCTTGTATTATAGCCACTACACAGTATTATAGCGTAGCCTTATTGTCCAGGAACCAAGGCAATGTGACGGTACTGGTAGACGTGATACAGAATGGCCCCTTGGTTAAAATCCCCTCCACAAAAAGTTCATTATCATGGCAGCCGTCTGGTAATTTCGTTTCTTTAAAGTATATCACCAGACCGAAGAAAGTCTAATCAATACGAAAGGCACGGCGGTGTAAGCATCAACACAGTAACTGTTGCTGTCACTTTCCAGGGATACAATGAGTTTTCTAATACAATGGAGGTATTGTAGACTAGGAGTCTGGTACGAAAACTATACATCTACTTTGTAGTActaagaaaagagataaatATTTATTCTGAGAtgctgggtatatatatcatgTTTTCCTCCAGGACTTGGTAATCATTCTCATATGAAATCCTCTCAAGACGTTCGAAATTGAATATCAATATGTCTCATTTTTGACCATTAAaaattcctcctcatcgttcTAGTTTCTTCGCATCCGCCTAAGAAAATTAGCATATGTTGGGGGATTCTCAGTTATGGGTCTCTTTTCCCGTATAAGGCTTAACCAGAGACAAGTAGAAGTGGCTGCGCACCCATGGGCCAAGAATTACGCAATCATCGAGATTGATATACCACACGCGGGGTACCATGATAACAGCGAAATGTTATCTACCTTTTCTGTGATCTCGAAATGCATAAAACAGCTTAACAGTCCCCCAGACTCATTCAATGCCCCTGTTCTGCCCACTGAGAAAAAATATGGGAGAGTTTGTTGCAGAGTAAGAACGGTTTCTCTAGACACGGCCGTCGAGCATCTAAAGCAATATCTAGTGGAGATGAGGTATTGCTTGACAAACCCCGTTATGCTACCATCTGGACCTATCAAAATGCCACTTAAATGCCGCCGTGACAAGAACTCTCCCGCTCTACTAGTAATCAGGTGGTGCGAGGGCGGGAAGAACAGGCTATGCTTCAGCCCAACAGTTATTGGTATCCCAAAACTAGAGGGCTGGGAGATCTTTCTGGATgaatgtgaagaagatgccaacTCTATTGTGATGGCTGAGAAATTGTGGATTGCATAGTATACGGAAGATATCTGATGTGTCTTATAGTTTCGACACCAATAAATGTGACCTTTTCAATATATAAGTGAGTTCATTTGTCTTCTGAAGTGGGTTCCCACATTACCCCACCATCAAGGTTGTAAATCTAGGCTTAGAGAAACAGTATAGACATCTTGCCCCGCGAAGCTCAGAGCTGTACTTATTCTCATATTGCCCTTCAAATGCTGCGCAATGAAGATAGCTGAATTCCGGAGAGAAGCCAGAAAAGCTATAGGTCCAGCAGGTTCTTGGTAGTTTTCTGCCCAGTCTATCATAAAGGAAAGCACTTTTTACTACTCGAGACCGATGAAAGAGAGTAGGCAATACGCCATTATGAtccgatgacgatgaccaCCCCTCACGGGACTAAGGAGACATGCATATCTCAACTTATCGTCGAGTAATTTGGCAATTTAGGATCTTTCTACCTAACGGTAAGTATTAGTCCCCGAGTCTATAACACATTTCCAACTATTCATATATGCAGCATAGCCTACTCCACAGCAGAATGACAGCTGAAGTTGCGAGTTACCACAGTCTGGAACTTCCAACGTCTATTATATAATCTTCTAAGTAGGACGTGGGATGGGTGCCGACTCCGGATGAGATGGCACTAGAATGGGTACAGGACTTGACGGCCTGCGCCGAAAGTGGTTCGAGGATGAAAGTATATTCGAGGAAGGTGATCAGAACTAGACAGGTAGTTAGCGGCCTAACTTCGTGTTCAGAACTTATCGTCAGTCGATATCATCCTTTATCATTCACAAGCTTGTCTTGTGAAGTTCATGCTACGGAGGAAAGACATGGTGGGCAATCGAGAGGGGCTTTCCAACGATATGTATTCACAGAAATAATTCTATATTGACTCGTGATATACATCGCAGTTTAAAATTATATCCAGAGATATTGCGCCAGGGGCGTTTTTATTTGATTAAAAAATAGCAACTGTCTATTCTTGTCGTATTCCCATAATATCGAGCTATCAGTTGTACTTTGTAGCCTGCCCCtcaatacatatatatttgtaCTCTGCAGGAGGCGTTCAGCGGAAAAAAGCTGGGCAGTAAACAAATCTCTCTCGTCATATTCTCCCTTTCATTTATAAgtgacctcttcctttcgtATTTGCTTATGGTGGGTTATTTAATTTGCAATTATGAATAGCTTTATCTAGAGCTTATTTTGCATACAGAACAAGTTACCACTGTTGTATTTCCATTATGTAATATACTGTGAGTAATACCATAACTTCAAGAGAGAAATACTGATCTATAATCCCTGCATTTTAATAGTATAACCCTCCTCTACTGTTGTATTTTATTAACATTAACTAACATGTAGACATTTATATATCAAAATCTCCAGGTTTAAGTCTCTCTTGTTTCCCTTCGCTactattttctattcttacCCAAAGCTCCGGAAGCACAGATGTTCCATTACCTAGGTTTAGCATTTTAACCCGATGAGACCTACAGCGCATATGGACACCCAAGATAGCCAGATGGCTCGGACTACAACGCTTCCACCAACtccagaaaaggaaagcaggTCGATGAAGGCGTATTgtacaagagaaagaaacaaaatccGTTTAACAGCTCCCTTCAGCCAATTAACTAAGCACCTGGCGCATATCCCTATCAAAGACATGAATAATTGGGTACACCGGCCCATAGAGGTCCGTCGCTATGAAGTCGCCAAAAGAGATGGCAAAGTTACAAAGCCTatgaattctttttttctctatcGACAAGCTTA
Proteins encoded in this window:
- a CDS encoding uncharacterized protein (predicted protein), with translation MGKFLHVLMRRQNGAKARSREKRITQNDAPKNIPPAGVYQAVSQNFKMDLPPGTLQTDIDQMVFKSDWTLNPQWEVRLVGVKTKRGWEYVFRHRGTGKEYDEVDLLRYRHSWADMSEKQRQERLAKGTSPYLGGGGGIRRG